The window GACTCAATTTGACATGACCCGCCCCAATCGCTTCCTTAGCCGGGGATTACGGTTCCGTGCCCATGATGGACGCCGCGATTTTTCAATAACGGTTAGGAAACCGCTTTTCATGGAGAACGCCAGTTCCACCGAAACCCGGGAGAGTTCGGCTGTCCCGGAGTACAGCGTGATCGTGCCCTGTTTTCAGGAGGCGGCCACTCTCAAGGAGTTTCACGGCAAACTGGCGCAGTTCATTCGCGGATTCCATGCGTCGTTTGAAATCATCTACGTCAGCGATGGAAGCACCGACGGCACCATCGAGGTCCTGCGTGAAATCTTCGATGCTGATGAGACCGTAACGAGCGTGGTGGATTTGGCGCGGAATTATGGCCAGACCAACGCCTTGACGGCCGGCATCGAGCGGGCGAATGGGCGCCATCTTGTTTTCATGGACTGCGACTTGCAGGTCAATCCGGCGGATCTCGGCATTCTTATCGAAGAATTTCAAAAAGGGAACTACGATATGGTCGGTGGTCGCCGGGTCGAACGGCGGGACAACCGGGGCCGGGTCTGGATTTCCCGGTTGGGCAATGCCGTAATCGGCCGGCTGCTGGGCGTGCCGTTGCACGATCTGGGCTGCGGAATGAAGGTGCTCGACGGCGGTCTCATGCGTTCGTTCCGCACGGGGCCGCAGCGTCCGCTGGATCCGGGGGCGGCCATGCTGTGCATCCGGAGCGTGGCCGAAGTGCCGATTACGCACCAGCCGCGACGGCACGACCGTTCCCGCTGGACGCTGCGCCGCGTTCTGTTGTTGTACCGGAACCTTTTTACGAGTCTTATTCCCGGCCTTTTTCCGTTTGCCGTGGGCGCTCTGTTTTTCGTGCTTGTGATCTCTTTCATGTATGTTTTGGGGGCATGGGCGGCCCCGACTTTTTTCCCACTTCCCGGTATGGATGTGCTATTGCCGGTATTGATACTGTCGCACATGATACTGAGCCTTGTGTTCTTCATCGTTCTGGCCGAATTCATGCTGCACGGAAGCGCCGCCGAAAATGAACTAGCCTACATTGCGCGGCGTGTCTGGACGCGGCCATGGAAACCGTGTCGCGGCACGGCCGCGTCCCGCGAATCCGCGGGGAAATCCGATGGATTTACCGGATAACAAACCTCTTTCACGCCGCCTTGTGCCGGCGGGCCGTCTTTTCGGCCTTGCGCAGCGTCTGTACACGGACTTGCCCATGCGCTTGTTACGGAACGGATATGCCCTGCCGCCCTGGCAATACATCATCGAGTTGACCCGGCGCTGCAATCTGCAATGCCGGATGTGCCTCAACGCCGCCTGGCGCGCCCATGTGCCGGCGGACGAACAGCGGGATCGTGAACTTGCCCAGGATGAATGGCGCGCCGTCATTGACCAGATACCGGCGTTTCGGTTGATTTCGTTTACCGGCGGCGAGGTATTCATCCGAACCGATTTCCCGGAATTGCTCGAATACGCCGGCAGACGTCATTTCACGCATGTCATGACCAATCTCACAACCGTTTCCGAAGATCACGCCGCATTATTGGCCCGTCTTGCCGCCCGCCGCCTCGGCCGTTTGGGCCTCATGGTCGTGGGAACATCCATCGACGGGCCCGCCGAAGTGCATGACCGCATTCGCGGACTGCCGGGCGCATTCAACCGGACCGTGGAGACCATGCGGCGGCTGCTGGATGCCCGAAAAGCCCTGCGAAAAACCTGTCCTCGCCTCCACATGACCGCCGTTATTCAACGCGACAATGCCCGGACACTGGCTGAACTGCCGCGCATCGCGAAACAGGCCGGCGCCGATGAATTGTTGTTGCTATGCGAAACACGATCTTACGATCTACGAACCGATACCGTCGAAGATCCTGCCGCGATCACTCGGGCCGACATTCCATGGCCCCGGATTGACCGTGACACGCTTCGGATTTCCCTGCTTGCGTGCATGGACTCGGCGCGCGCCGCCGGTATTCGGCTGCGTTTGCCGCGCATGCCCATGGACGATCTGCTGGATTACTATGACGGTGTCGAGTTGCCCCTCGATCGCTACACGTGCCGGAGCCCTTGGTACATGCAGGGGATGGATTGCGCCGGTTACGTGGGTTCCTGCGGGTACGGACTTGTCGGAAATGTCCGCGATACCCCCTTGGCCGAACTATGGAACGGCGCACGGCAGCGACGTTTCCGGCAAGAACGGCGCGGATCGCTGTTGGCGCTATGCCCCGGATGCTGTTTTATGGAACATCGCGAAACCGCCCGGTGGATGTAGTTTTCCCTTCCACTATCCGTTTCCACCGCGATTGCGCGCATGCAACGCTTTTTGCAACCCTTCCCGAGCCGGCGCGAAATCCGGACTGGTTGCAAGCGCTTTGCGAAAATGTTCAATGGCGCCGTCAAGTTCATTGGCCAACAACATGATGCTGCCCAGATTGCAGTTGGCGCCGACGTGATTTGGATTGAGTCGCAAGGCCTGCTTGTAAAGCATTACGGCATCGTCCACACGCTGTGCCTTTACCAGCGCATTGGCGTAATCGGTGATGATATTGGGATTGTCCGGGGCGTTTTTGACGGCCTGCTCGAATTCGGGAAGCGATTCCTGTGGACGTCCTTCCGCGACCAATACGTTGGCAATATTGTAATGCGCCAGTTTGTCCGCCGGATATATTTCCAGCGCCTTTTGAAATTGGGCAATGGCTTCTTCCGGTTTTTTTAGCGCCTGCATCACCAAACCGAGATTGTTGTAAGCCAGCGGAAATTGCGGCACAAGGCGGATGGCCTCGTTGAAATGTTCGAGGGCTTTTTCATAAGCGCCCTTGCGATAATATTGGTAACCGGCGTTGTTGTGGATATTCGCGTCGTCCGGGGCGATTTGAAGCGCTTTTTCAAATTGTTCGATGGCCTCGTCAATTTTGTCTTGTTCGGCGAACGTCATGCCCAGATTGTTCAGCGCCAACACGAAATTCGGCATGATGTCCAGCGCCTGCCGGTAATAAACGATCGCCTTGTCCAACTGGCCGTTTTTATAAGCCTCATAACCGAGGTTGTTATAAATAGTGGGGTTCTTCGGATCCACGGTCAATGCATGTTCATACCAGCGCACCGCTTCGGCGGTATTGCCCAAATTCGAATAGAGCAGGCCGAGGTCGTTGGGGATATTGGAATTGGACGGGCAATTCGCCATGGCTTTGTGGAAAAAGGCGATGGCGGCGTCGGTCTGGTTCTGCGCGTCCGCGGAAAGCGCCAAATTGTAATAGGCCAATTCATCCTCACCGCGAATGGCCAGTGCCTGCCGGTATTTTTCGTCTGCTTCCTGATAGCGTCCAAGGCTTGCCAGCAGATTGCCCCAGTTGTTGAACGCCAGGGTAAAATCGGGCTTCGCCTTTACCGCCAGTTCGTAATGACGCAAGGCTTCTTCGGATTTTCCCAGGCGGGCCAAGAGCAGCGCCATGTCGTTGTGGGCGCGCGCGTCTTCCGGATTGAGGCGCACGGCTTCCTCGAAGTGTTGCAGCGCCTTTTCGTTTTCACGCTTTCGGGCCAGTTCCCGCGCCATCAGATAATGCACATCCTGATTCGTCGGATTGATGTCCAAGGCCTGTTGATAGCGCGCGATGGCCTCGTCGCCGCGGCCCGCTTCGACCAGAAGCCGCCCCAGTTTGTCGAGCACATATCCGAATTGTGGATCCACCCGTAGGGCCTCTTCATAATGTTTCATGGCCTCGTCAATTTGTCCGCGTTCCGCGAGTATTTCACCCAATTCGTTGTGGGCGCGGGCATCGTCAGGATTCAACCGCAGTGCCTCCCCGAACTCGGCGGCCGCCTCATCCTTCTCGCCCTGCATGATCAGTTCCCGTCCCAGGAGGTAATGAATGTCCTGATTGTCGGGATCCGCCTCGCGGGCGGCCTGATAATAGTCAATGGCTTTTTGCGATTGGCCTTTGGCGGCCAGCAAACGTCCCAGGCGATCCAGGGCGTACGCATACCCCGGATCAATGCGGATGGCTTCCTGGAACAGTCCAATGGCCTCGTCGATCCGGCCCCGGTCGGCGAGGATAACCGCCAAGTCCGTATAGGCGGTCTTGTCGTTTGGGGCCGTGCGGATGGATTCCTCATAGGCCGCAATCGCCTCCTCGATTCGACCCTGCTCGGCATGGATGGCGGCAATGGCGTTTCGCGCGCGCGGCTGGCTTGGATCAAGAGCGAGGGCTTTTTCAAATGCGGCGATGGCTTCGGATATTTTCCGCTGGGCCGTCAGTTCCCGTCCGTAATTGTAATAGGCTTCTTCGGACGACGGATCGGCGGCAATAATGGCCTCGTGGCGGGCAAGGGCCTCATGCGCCTTGCCTTGGGCGGCCAACAGACGGCCCATTTTTTCGAGCACCGCGCCGAAATGCGGGGCGATGGTCACGGCCTTTTCAAAATGTGCCATTGCTTCGTCCGTTTGACCGGCATTGGCCAGCAGCGCCCCCAGTTCGTGATGCGCTCGAGCATCGTTCGGATTGAGGCGGATCGCTTCCCGGTACGCGGCCATGGCCTCATCCATTTTCCTGAGTTTGACGAGAACGTTCGCCAGCATATAGTGCAGGTTCTGAAATTCAGGTTGCAGTTTCAGCGTCGCCCGGTAATGTTCCTCCGCCTCCTCGAAACGGTTCTTCTGCGCGAAACCCTCGGCCAGCCGATGGTGCATATAGGGCATCCCCGTCCCCAGATCAAGCAATTTCCGCCCTTCGTCGAGCGCTTCCGAAACGCGATTCTGACGCAGAAACGAATCCGCGCGCTGATAATGCCAGCGCGCATGATCCGGCACATAGGGGATATATTGAATGTTCACCAGCGCGCAAAGAATGGCCAATACGCTGACCACGAACGCTGAACGCACATAGGCCCTGTCGGCAGCCGCCCGTAACACGCAACTAACGGCATAGGATCCGAAGAAAATGAGAAACGGTGTTATGGGCACGCGGGCCCGGCCATTGACGAAAAAGGGAATGAAACTTAGATAATAGACCGCCACGAAGGCCAAGGCCAGCACTATCATGTCGCCGGCGCCGTCGGGCCATGGAGTGGATCGGCGCCTGAAAAGACCCAGCGCCAGCAGGCCGCATCCCCCGGCGAACAAACCCGTCAAAAGGGAAAAACCGGGCAGATATTTCAACGGACGGTAGAAATCCTTTTCGTCCTGAACCACCTTGTTGCAGGTGATTTCGAGCGGCGACCAGAACAGCACGGCCTTTTTGATCGCAAGTTTCAACGTCCGCATCTTGTGTGCTTTGGCGTAATCGAGCCCCTTTCGGAAGAAATAGGAGGAGGCCTCGGCATGGCCCAAATCGGGACGGCCCAACTGTTTCCCGAGACCCTTCACCACGTTGACGTAGACCCATACCGACCACCGGCCCGTCCCTTCCAATTCCTGCAAATAAGGCGTCCAAGGCGTGATGCCGTCCGAATCCTCGCCGTTCCCTATCAGAAAATTCTCGCCGAAATAGGTGGAAATAGGCACAAACTCCCCGGAAACCAGGTAATTGCGAATAGTAACGGGTGCAATCATGAGGAAAGGCGCCAGCGCCAAGGCAATCCATGCGGGGATCATGCGTTTCCAATTCTTCCGACGCCAAGCCACCCAAAGCATCCATGCCGCGATAAACGGTCCAAACAATAAAATGTTAGGCCGCATGAGGGCGTAGGCTCCGACAAGGATGCCCGCCGCGAACGCCCGCATGAATGTCATTTTCAGACGCCACAAACGCAACATGTGCATGAGAAGGAGTCCGAGAAACACAAAGAGGGCCGGATCGTTCAATTCGCCTTCCCAATAAATGAAGCCCCAGTAAATGGACTGTAAAAAAGCCGCAGACAATGCCGCGAGTGGGCCAAAAACACCCCTGGCCAGAAGGTAAATCAAGACGACGCTGGCCAGTCCCAATAGCAACTGGACGATTCGCGGCGCCATGTAGCTGCCGCCGGTTAGGGAATAGATTACGGAAAGATAGTAGGGATACCCCGGTGGACGAAAATAGGGCGTTGTGCGTATTTCGGGATCGTTTTCACCCGGACGGACCGTCCAATCGCCCGTGGCCATGGCGCGCGCATGGTAATCCTGGACATCCGCATCCTGCTGGGGCGCCGCAAAATCGGGGGCATGAACGATTTCCGACAGATACCACGCCCGAAGTAACAATCCGATCAGTAGGATGATGCCCAGATAGAACCATTCGCTCGTCAAAAGGAAAACAAAGCCTTTTCTGCATATCGAAAAGGTCTTTTCGGCGATTCCATGTGTTCCGGCAAAGGCGGTTTCCTCGACGGGCGTAATTTTCGTCGGGACGTGTGCCATAGGCGCTTTCAGATGTTCACGATGACTAATGCGGCGGTCCTTTCCAGACTCCATACACTTCAGACTTTGTTCAGAGTACCGGATTATTGCTTCGGGACACAACCAAGGCGTTCCCGCCGCATGTCGGGGACGCGGCAAAGTGGTCGCGTCTACGGTAGAAGCGACATTTTGACGATTCCACACACGGTACGAGGAGACCGTGAAGAAATAAACGATCCGGCCGCATGAATTGGTTTTGAATTTCAGCGGATTGAGACGTTCAGGACTTGGTCTTGCGTGAGAATCGCCTCGGCGACAAGTGTTATCGTTACGCGGGCTCCGTTCACCGCGAACGTGGATTCGACAGGGACGTCGCCAAGGGTGACATTGACGGCTGTGACGGGTGTTCCGGGGACGAACTCGAACGCGAGCGTTTTGACGCGGAGACGGCCCCAGCGAACCTCGATGCGATCTTCCTGCGCGCCGCCTTCCCGTTTTTGCGCAAAAATTCCCCAGCCTTCCGCGGCGGTAAAAGCGGAGATAAAGTGGCCGGGCGCGATGCGCGGGGCGAATCCAATGTGTCCCTTCGGTCCGTGATGCTCGAACCCCTGCAGGGCCGTGAATACACCCCAGCTTGCCATGGCGCGCGCATAATGGTCGCCGCATTCGACTTCGTTGTACGGATTGCGCTTGATCGGGTGATAGCGATCATGGACGGCGCGGCACATCGCAAGACCCTCTTCGACCATTCCTTCCGCGATCATGCCCGACGCGACCTGGTATTCCATGCCGGTCCAAACCTCATCCTTGTAGATGACGCCTTGGTTCAGGTATGCGCTCTTCGGCCATGTGCAGACGATAAGTCCCGCTTCGCCTGGATTTACAAACCAGCGCAAGGGACGGTGCAGATCGTTATAGACCGCGATATCCGGCGCCCAGTTGTATTTCCAAATCGCCGCCAGTGCCCCGCGCACGTTCGCCTCCGGATACAACGTGCCAAGATTCAATTGGCGTGCCCACGTCTGGCCAAAAAGTTGATCCGACAAACAGCCGGGACCGTACTGATTGGCCGGGAAGCGATCTAGGTCCACGTCTTGAATGAAATACTCGCCGTTCCACAGGCGTTCCACGCTCAACCGGCTGCCGCTGTCGAACACGCGACGACAACGATCCGCGAATTCGGCGTCGCCCATCTCGCGCGCCATTTCCTCGCCCGCGCGCAGGGCCGCAAGATAGAGCGAGCCGACGAAGGTGTTAGCGCCCTCGAAATTGATGTCGTAGGTGTTCGGCTGGGTGTTTTCAATCAGGCCGTCGTCGTTTTCATCCTGCGCGAGCATATATTCAAGGGCCTTCTTGGCCGCCGGATAGATTCGCGCGAGGAAGTCGCCGTTGGCCGACATCAAATGTTCCCGATAGGCCTTGAGGATGGTTCCACATTGCCCGTCGGCGGCGTAGTTGTCGTCGCTTCGGAAACCGACGAGGCCCGTGTCGGGATGAAATCCGCCCCCGCTCGCGTTGAAGTCCTGCAATTCACGCGCGGATCGCGCCAATTCGGGGAAAAGACGCGCTTCGGCATGCGCGTAGTTCCAGACGTGTGTGCAGGTGCCGGCGCAGCACACGACGCCTTCGAACGCATAGAAGCGCCCATTCGCCCACCATTGGCTCGTCCCTGTCGAGAGATACGAAACCGTCGAGTGCAAACGGTCGAGCAGCCAGCACGGCAGCGTGCCGTCGTAATAGGTGTCTCGCCATTTGAACGTGTCGCCGACGAGTCGCGGCTGATTGTCGAACACGTAATGCGCGACGGCGGGCGCGTCCTCGAAGCGCGTGGCGTACTCGTGGCCGTTGGGGATGTTGGGGAAATGCCATGAAAGCACAAAGGCGTATGTGCGCTCCGCGCCCGGTGCGATATCGCCCCGCGCCGTTGCCAGAGCCGCTACCCGCCGTTCGGGAAAGGGGTACGGATCCCCGTTGGCGACAACCGCCTTTTGTCCGTGGCCGTCGAGTGTTGCAAAGAGATCGTTTGTGGTGGCCGGATCGCCCGTTTCCTCGGCAATGGCCAGGCACATCGTGCCGCAATCGTACAGCGCGGAGACGGGGCCTGTCGGACCCCCGCGGCGGGTGTCCGCCATTTCAATGTGATCCACGTTGATGTGGGCCCAGCCGCCGCCGCGCCGGTCCACAATCTGGATTTGCGCCTGCTTGCCTTCCAGATCGCCGACGTTCCAGTAGGCGGCGCCCAACGCCTCGCTGTTGCCGCCCGCGGCCGTGCGAACCACGGCGCCGTCCACCAAAAGATTGATACACGTCTCGCCCGCATACTGGCCGCCGCCAATGAGGAAGTTGATATATTTGCGGGACACCGTGAAGGGGGGCGAGGCGAGTTCCCCCGTCAGATCGTCGTTGCCCTTCCATGAATTGACGAGACCGGCGCCCTCATATCCGGAAACCGGCTGCTGGCCGGGAAAACCGCCCTTGGCCGGGCCCGTGCCGAATGCCTCGCCGGCAACGGTCCAATCGCCGTAGGTTTCACCTTCGAAATCCTGCAGGAGAATCGGTGGCCGGTCCGCGGGCGCTCCATCCATTTTCGGGGCATCCTCGGCGGAATGAATGATGAAATTCCGGCCCCTGTCGTTGACGATGCGCGTGCGGCGGAGGCCGGGCATTTCGGACGCCGTATACCGGCAGACGGCATTTTCCAGCCAACCGAGCAGGCCCGTGTTGACGGGCGCGGCGGAAACATTCTTCAGCGTGACGAGAAACACGGTCGCGGGCAACGCGCTGTCCTTGGCATTGAGCGGAATGAAGGGCGAAAACGCCTGCATCGTCGCTTCGATCGGAAAACCGTCCTCCTGATAAGCAATCGTCCCAACGGGATACTGGCCGTTGAAGGAAATCCCGGTAAAACCGGTTCGATTCAACGCGCGCACCGTGAATTGACCGCCCTGCTGCACGACAACCGCGAACCCCTGTTCCACGGGATGGTCCGGAATGCGCGCGCGGTAACTGACATCGCCCGTTCCGCGGAATTCATGGCGGTTGAAGATCTCCCAGCAACCGAGCGTCCCGTCCCCGCATAAATACAACTGACCCGTGCCGAAACCACCCACCGGCATGCCGATCGTGTCGAGCGACTTGCCGGAGAACACCTCCTTTTCGCCCCGCGCGTAGAGACTCTGCACCCATCCCCGCGCAAGGGACTTTTCCGCCGGAATGGGATGATCCGCCCATCCGACGGCGACAAACCCGGAAAAAAGACCGAAAAAAACCATGAATACCGTTTGCTTTGTCATGGAAATCCTTGTTCCCTCTACTGAAAACGAGTCTGAAGTGGACGTTGCCCACAACCCAGTTTCTCGTGCTCGTAATCGCTCTCAAAATCCAGCGATTTTCGCCCACGCTTAATCATGGAACTTCATTTGGTTGCACAAATTGCCCAAGACTTTCTTGTTGTTTTTTATAGCAGCCTGATTTAAGGTACTGAAGCGCCATTTTCATTTTGACGGATTCATAGTATAATAAAAGTGGCCTCTGGGGCCAATGGAGGGAGTAGCCCGTCTTCGAACAATCTGAAAAAGTGGGTCTGATCGCGGGATGAAGGCGGTAAATGATTCGAACGGTGTCGTGCCGCATGAAACGGGAGGATGTGTGATGCTGTATTTGCGTGGTTTCAAGGTAGGCGTAATGGTTCTATTGGGTTTGGGCATTGTCTTGTGCATGGCCGGCGAATGGACCTCTTCACCGGTATTTGGACAGGATTCGCAGGGATACCGGCTTCCCCGTTGCCAGGTTATATCCCGTACGCAGGAAAAATCGGGAGTTGTCATCACGTCCGTACTGCTGTATCCCGAACGCGACGCCACCCTGTATCAGGACGCCTCGGGCGCGCTTGCCAATGGCGCGGGCCAGTTTTTCTTCTGTGGAACAAATGCCTCCAGTGTCATCCGGCGAGGATTAATCTATTTCAATATTATGGACAATGTTCCTGCGGGCGTGACAATTACCGATGTGGAACTGCGGATGTACATGTCCGGCGGAACAAACAGTCCAACCGATGTGAAATTGCATCGGGCGCAAAACGATTGGGGCGAGGGCGGGTCCAATCCAGCCGGTTCCGAGGAGGACGGCGTCACCGCTCAGACCGGTGATTCGACATGGCTGCATCGTTTTTACAGCACGGATGTCTGGGCAAGCACGGGGGGGGATTTTGCGACGACGGCCAGCGCATAGAAGCGCGTGGATTTTCCGGGATGGTACGTGTGGCGTTCGGCCCAATTGATTACTGACGTGCAGGACGCGGTGTCACAGATTCATCCCAATCGGGGCTGGCTCGTCGCGGGCGACGAGTCAACCGCTTCCACAATAAAACAGTTTGCCTCGAAAGATCATCCCAACACGGACTTCTGGCCACACCTTATCGTAACCTATGAAGACGAAGCAGGCGAAGGGGAAGGAGAGGGTGAAGGCGAAGGGGAAGGCGAAGGAGAAGGAGAAGGAGAAGGAGAAGATTTATGCACTGCTGTCTTGTCGCCGGTTGACGCGGGAACGACCGCCTCCGGAACCGCGCGTGAATTCACGAATTATGCCGGAACGAATTACATCGAGGTTATACATACCGTTCCATCGCCCACAGGCGCTTATATTCTTGATGCCGAAGGCAATGTCGGCGTAGACCTTGGATCGCCGGCCAGCCCTATTCATCACGATCTGACGGAAGCCGAACTGGAGTGGCTCGATTGGCGGTACAGTTTCGGTACGCGACTCTACGTCATTGTTACCAGCGCCGCCTACCCCAATGGCGAAATATCCGGACGCTTGACGTGTCTATATCAACAGCAATGTCCCTTTGCATTGAATGGAAACCAAGTCGTTCCGCCGGGCGCAAGCGAGGCCACGGGCAGCGGCGAAATGTACCTTGGCATGCTTTGGTTTAGTTTTTACATTGAACACAATGTATCGAATCCCACCGCGGCATGGATAGGCAAGGCGCCCTCGGGTGAAAACGGCGAACTCATTGCCAATCTTGGAAATCCCACGAGCCCAATAGATGAAACCGTTTATTTTACTCCCGAAGGCTTCTTCACGTTTCTCGAAGGCATGTACGATGCCGAATATTATGTCGTAATCGAAAATGCCGACGGCCAGCAGATTCGCGGGCAAATTGCTTGTTATACCGGAGAAGGCGAAGGGGAAGGCGAAGGCGAGGGCTACGACCCCTGCGAAAATAATCTCTTCAACGACGGAAGTTTTGAATCCGGCATCCAAAACGCCTTCTGGACCCAGCAATCCGTCAATTTCCCCGAACTTATCTGCGACCTTGTGCATTGCCCGATCGCCGCGGGTTCCCATACCGGCGAATTCTTTGTGTACTATTACGGTTATGATCGCCCTGATCAGGCCTATGTCGAGCAGATGGTCAACATGCCCGCCGCTAATGGCGCCACGCTGTCGTTCCGGTTCCAAATCGGACGCGGGAGCGGGAACGGAACGGATGCGTTCAAGGTGCTGGCCGATGGAACGGAAATCTGGTCCGTGACCGAAAACGATACGAACTATCTGGGAGAATACAAGGAAATCCTCTTGGACGTTGGAAATTTCGCAAACGGTTCCAGCCACATTTTCCGGTTCTTGGGCAATCTTGCGGCCGCCCCGTCTGGTTCCAACAGCATCTTTTATCTTGATGATGTATGCCTGACCGCCCAAGGCATCCTGCCGATGGCGGACTTTACCGCTTTACCCCTGTCTGGACAGGCCCCGCTACACGTGCAATTTACCGATGCCTCCAAGCCCGGCAGTTCGTCCATTACGGCATGGGCGTGGAACTTTGGCGATGGTGGTTCAAGCACACAACAAAATCCCACCCACACCTATGCCGCGCCGGGTTCCTATACCGTTGGTTTGACCGTAACCACATCATTGGGCAGCAATACCAAAACGAAGGAAAGTTACATCACGGTTACCAGCGGAGGCGAAGGCGAGGGTGAAGGCGAAGGCGAAGGTGAAGGCGAAGGCGAAGGCGAAGGCGAAGGCGAAGGCGAAGGCGAAGGCGAAGGCGNNNNNNNNNNNNNNNNNNNNNNNNNNNNNNNNNNNNNNNNNNNNNNNNNNNNNNNNNNNNNNNNNNNNNNNNNNNNNNNNNNNNNNNNNNNNNNNNNNNNAGGCGAAGGCGAAGGCGAAGGCGAAGGCGAAGGCGAAGGCGAAGGCGAAGGCGAAATACCCGAAATTCTGGTCACGCCCCTTTCAAAGGACTTTGGTGAAGTCACAACGGGCGAAACGGCCGAAGCCACGTTCACCGTCAAGAACACGGGAACCGGCACTCTGACGGGCACGGCCACGATTTCGGGCGAAGGTTTCGAATTGGCATCGGACGCTTCCTATTCGCTGCAAGCCGGCGCCACAAAGGAAATCGTGGTGCGATTTCGGCCAGCCAAGGCAAAGGCCTATTCGGGCACGGCGATCTTTACCGGCGGAGCATCGCCGGTGGAGGCCGCCCTTGCGGGCGCTGGTATTGCACCGCCGGGATGTTTTGGCGGAACCGTTTCTCCGGTTGCTCCACCCAAGGGCAATTACGGCATCTTGGCGGCTGTGGCGGTGTTTTTGGCATTGGGACGCCGTCCGTATTCGAGGCAGCAAGCCACGATTTGAAAGTCGGAGGATGTAGCGATGGCAATTGCCAAAAAAATCGCAATTCTATGGATGGGATTGTTCGTAGTTTGCGAATCGGCTTGTGCCCTGACCGAATACGCGGATATCCCGGCGAACATACCCCGGATTGATAATAATTATGTCAAGGCCATCGCGGTTGGAACGACGCATGTGTATGTGGGTGGAAGTTTCACCACGGTCAGCAATGGCACGGTGCGCGCGG of the Candidatus Hydrogenedentota bacterium genome contains:
- a CDS encoding tetratricopeptide repeat protein, coding for MAHVPTKITPVEETAFAGTHGIAEKTFSICRKGFVFLLTSEWFYLGIILLIGLLLRAWYLSEIVHAPDFAAPQQDADVQDYHARAMATGDWTVRPGENDPEIRTTPYFRPPGYPYYLSVIYSLTGGSYMAPRIVQLLLGLASVVLIYLLARGVFGPLAALSAAFLQSIYWGFIYWEGELNDPALFVFLGLLLMHMLRLWRLKMTFMRAFAAGILVGAYALMRPNILLFGPFIAAWMLWVAWRRKNWKRMIPAWIALALAPFLMIAPVTIRNYLVSGEFVPISTYFGENFLIGNGEDSDGITPWTPYLQELEGTGRWSVWVYVNVVKGLGKQLGRPDLGHAEASSYFFRKGLDYAKAHKMRTLKLAIKKAVLFWSPLEITCNKVVQDEKDFYRPLKYLPGFSLLTGLFAGGCGLLALGLFRRRSTPWPDGAGDMIVLALAFVAVYYLSFIPFFVNGRARVPITPFLIFFGSYAVSCVLRAAADRAYVRSAFVVSVLAILCALVNIQYIPYVPDHARWHYQRADSFLRQNRVSEALDEGRKLLDLGTGMPYMHHRLAEGFAQKNRFEEAEEHYRATLKLQPEFQNLHYMLANVLVKLRKMDEAMAAYREAIRLNPNDARAHHELGALLANAGQTDEAMAHFEKAVTIAPHFGAVLEKMGRLLAAQGKAHEALARHEAIIAADPSSEEAYYNYGRELTAQRKISEAIAAFEKALALDPSQPRARNAIAAIHAEQGRIEEAIAAYEESIRTAPNDKTAYTDLAVILADRGRIDEAIGLFQEAIRIDPGYAYALDRLGRLLAAKGQSQKAIDYYQAAREADPDNQDIHYLLGRELIMQGEKDEAAAEFGEALRLNPDDARAHNELGEILAERGQIDEAMKHYEEALRVDPQFGYVLDKLGRLLVEAGRGDEAIARYQQALDINPTNQDVHYLMARELARKRENEKALQHFEEAVRLNPEDARAHNDMALLLARLGKSEEALRHYELAVKAKPDFTLAFNNWGNLLASLGRYQEADEKYRQALAIRGEDELAYYNLALSADAQNQTDAAIAFFHKAMANCPSNSNIPNDLGLLYSNLGNTAEAVRWYEHALTVDPKNPTIYNNLGYEAYKNGQLDKAIVYYRQALDIMPNFVLALNNLGMTFAEQDKIDEAIEQFEKALQIAPDDANIHNNAGYQYYRKGAYEKALEHFNEAIRLVPQFPLAYNNLGLVMQALKKPEEAIAQFQKALEIYPADKLAHYNIANVLVAEGRPQESLPEFEQAVKNAPDNPNIITDYANALVKAQRVDDAVMLYKQALRLNPNHVGANCNLGSIMLLANELDGAIEHFRKALATSPDFAPAREGLQKALHARNRGGNG
- a CDS encoding radical SAM protein, producing the protein MDLPDNKPLSRRLVPAGRLFGLAQRLYTDLPMRLLRNGYALPPWQYIIELTRRCNLQCRMCLNAAWRAHVPADEQRDRELAQDEWRAVIDQIPAFRLISFTGGEVFIRTDFPELLEYAGRRHFTHVMTNLTTVSEDHAALLARLAARRLGRLGLMVVGTSIDGPAEVHDRIRGLPGAFNRTVETMRRLLDARKALRKTCPRLHMTAVIQRDNARTLAELPRIAKQAGADELLLLCETRSYDLRTDTVEDPAAITRADIPWPRIDRDTLRISLLACMDSARAAGIRLRLPRMPMDDLLDYYDGVELPLDRYTCRSPWYMQGMDCAGYVGSCGYGLVGNVRDTPLAELWNGARQRRFRQERRGSLLALCPGCCFMEHRETARWM
- a CDS encoding glycosyltransferase family 2 protein; translation: MENASSTETRESSAVPEYSVIVPCFQEAATLKEFHGKLAQFIRGFHASFEIIYVSDGSTDGTIEVLREIFDADETVTSVVDLARNYGQTNALTAGIERANGRHLVFMDCDLQVNPADLGILIEEFQKGNYDMVGGRRVERRDNRGRVWISRLGNAVIGRLLGVPLHDLGCGMKVLDGGLMRSFRTGPQRPLDPGAAMLCIRSVAEVPITHQPRRHDRSRWTLRRVLLLYRNLFTSLIPGLFPFAVGALFFVLVISFMYVLGAWAAPTFFPLPGMDVLLPVLILSHMILSLVFFIVLAEFMLHGSAAENELAYIARRVWTRPWKPCRGTAASRESAGKSDGFTG